A single Micromonospora sp. CCTCC AA 2012012 DNA region contains:
- the ftsY gene encoding signal recognition particle-docking protein FtsY produces MKEYLLVALALLGVLILGGLSLVVPRLRRRPEPPLPETEVDTRAEEDLAGPPVEAAESDLSTGILVEPPPVVEAPAPTIEVPEPTAGRLVRLRSRLSRSQNVFGKGLLGLLSRDHLDEDTWEEIEDSLITADVGIDATRDIVDRLRERTRVLGTKSANELRALLAAELVNALDPSLDRSLNTAGKAGAPAVLLVVGVNGAGKTTTCGKIARVLIADGRTVLLGAADTFRAAAADQLETWGSRVGAETVRGPEAADPASVAFDAVKRGIDTAVDTVLIDTAGRLQNKVGLMDELGKVKRVVEKHGPIDETLLILDATTGQNGLEQARVFTEVVNVTGVVLTKLDGTAKGGIVIAVQRKLGIPVKLVGLGEGPDDLAPFDPAQFVDALLGTEPLARDA; encoded by the coding sequence ATGAAGGAATACCTCCTCGTCGCACTCGCCCTGCTCGGCGTGCTGATCCTCGGTGGCCTCAGCCTGGTGGTGCCTCGGCTGCGCCGGCGGCCCGAGCCGCCGCTGCCCGAGACGGAGGTCGACACCCGGGCCGAGGAGGACCTGGCCGGGCCGCCCGTCGAAGCGGCGGAGTCCGACCTCTCCACCGGCATCCTGGTCGAGCCGCCACCGGTGGTCGAGGCCCCCGCGCCCACCATCGAGGTCCCCGAGCCCACCGCCGGCCGGCTGGTCCGGCTGCGCTCCCGCCTGTCCCGCTCGCAGAACGTCTTCGGCAAGGGTCTGCTCGGTCTGCTCAGCCGCGACCACCTCGACGAGGACACCTGGGAGGAGATCGAGGACAGCCTGATCACCGCGGACGTCGGCATCGATGCCACCCGGGACATCGTCGACCGGCTCCGCGAGCGCACCCGGGTGCTCGGCACCAAGTCGGCCAACGAGCTGCGCGCCCTGCTCGCCGCCGAGCTGGTCAACGCCCTCGACCCCAGCCTCGACCGTTCGCTGAACACCGCCGGAAAGGCCGGCGCGCCCGCCGTCCTGCTGGTGGTCGGCGTCAACGGCGCCGGCAAGACCACCACCTGCGGCAAGATCGCCCGGGTGCTGATCGCCGACGGCCGCACCGTGCTGCTCGGCGCCGCCGACACCTTCCGGGCCGCCGCCGCCGACCAGCTGGAGACCTGGGGCAGCCGGGTCGGCGCGGAGACCGTCCGCGGGCCCGAGGCCGCCGACCCGGCCAGCGTCGCCTTCGACGCGGTCAAGCGGGGCATCGACACCGCCGTGGACACCGTGCTCATCGACACCGCCGGCCGGTTGCAGAACAAGGTCGGCCTGATGGACGAGCTGGGCAAGGTCAAGCGGGTGGTGGAGAAGCACGGCCCGATCGACGAGACCCTGCTGATCCTGGACGCCACCACCGGGCAGAACGGCCTGGAGCAGGCCCGGGTCTTCACCGAGGTGGTCAACGTGACCGGCGTGGTGCTGACCAAGCTCGACGGCACCGCCAAGGGCGGCATCGTGATCGCCGTGCAGCGCAAGCTCGGCATCCCGGTGAAGCTCGTCGGCCTCGGCGAGGGCCCGGACGACCTGGCCCCGTTCGACCCGGCGCAGTTCGTCGACGCGCTGCTCGGTACCGAGCCGCTCGCCCGGGACGCGTAA
- a CDS encoding alkaline phosphatase D family protein — translation MPSPRLLIGPLLRRVVDTRATVWVETSAPAVVTVRTADGATGTAPTFSAYDHHYAIVIVEGLAPDAVTSYEVLIDDEVAWPVPESGFPPSVIRTRAADDRDQPVTLLFGSCRETTQHATARKLPPDALDAYARRLMADPQPAAWPDLLVLLGDQVYADETSPTVRRLLKRRRRRPKDAPATQVVSFDEYTKLYLESWRDPEIRWLLSTVPSVMIFDDHEVIDDWNTSASWRADMREQPWWAERIRSGLASYWVYQHLGNLSPDEIAADPLYAKVTAAEDATGVLHEFGERVDTEADVAHDTERWRAVQYQWSYALDLGRTRLVMLDNRSSRVLVSGSRAMLPPGEWSWFLDRAHGVYDHLVVGASLPWLLPPGIHHVEAWNEKLADSRRPWVAKAAEQMRRAWDLEHWASFNRSFHALGELFARLGSGTPASPGARVGAGPAYAPPASISVLSGDVHHSYVARARFADPAVRTPVHQLTCSPIHNQVPAGMRPLMKLGWSPGPAAATRAMARSVGVRRPVVRWKKLAGPYFGNAVATLTHRGRTADVVIEGTTSDGHLRPVARQRLADDA, via the coding sequence GTGCCCAGTCCCCGCCTGCTCATCGGCCCGCTGCTGCGACGGGTCGTCGACACGCGGGCGACGGTCTGGGTCGAGACCAGCGCGCCCGCGGTGGTCACCGTCCGCACGGCCGACGGCGCCACCGGCACCGCGCCGACCTTCTCCGCGTACGACCACCACTACGCGATCGTGATCGTCGAGGGGCTCGCCCCGGACGCCGTCACCAGCTACGAGGTGCTGATCGACGACGAGGTCGCCTGGCCGGTGCCGGAGAGCGGCTTCCCGCCCAGCGTGATCCGGACCAGGGCGGCCGACGACCGGGACCAGCCGGTGACCCTGCTCTTCGGCTCGTGCCGGGAGACCACCCAGCACGCCACCGCGCGCAAGCTCCCCCCGGACGCGCTCGACGCGTACGCCCGGCGGTTGATGGCCGACCCGCAGCCGGCCGCCTGGCCGGACCTGCTGGTGCTGCTCGGCGACCAGGTCTATGCCGACGAGACCTCGCCGACGGTGCGCCGGCTGCTCAAGCGGCGCCGGCGGCGGCCGAAGGACGCCCCGGCCACCCAGGTGGTCAGCTTCGACGAGTACACCAAGCTCTATCTGGAGTCCTGGCGCGATCCGGAGATCCGCTGGCTGCTCTCCACCGTGCCGAGCGTGATGATCTTCGACGACCACGAGGTCATCGACGACTGGAACACCTCCGCCTCCTGGCGGGCGGACATGCGCGAGCAGCCCTGGTGGGCCGAGCGGATCCGCAGCGGGCTGGCCTCCTACTGGGTCTACCAGCACCTGGGCAACCTCAGCCCGGACGAGATCGCCGCCGACCCGCTCTATGCCAAGGTCACCGCCGCGGAGGACGCCACCGGCGTACTGCACGAGTTCGGCGAGCGGGTCGACACCGAGGCCGACGTCGCGCACGACACCGAGCGGTGGCGGGCCGTGCAGTATCAGTGGAGCTACGCGCTCGACCTGGGCCGGACCCGCCTGGTGATGCTGGACAACCGGTCCAGCCGGGTGCTGGTCTCCGGCAGCCGGGCGATGCTGCCGCCCGGCGAGTGGTCCTGGTTCCTGGATCGGGCCCACGGCGTCTACGACCACCTGGTGGTCGGCGCCTCGCTGCCCTGGCTGCTGCCGCCGGGCATCCACCACGTCGAGGCGTGGAACGAGAAGCTCGCGGACTCCCGCCGGCCGTGGGTGGCGAAGGCCGCCGAGCAGATGCGGCGGGCCTGGGACCTGGAGCACTGGGCGTCGTTCAACCGCTCGTTCCACGCGCTCGGTGAGCTCTTCGCCCGGCTGGGCAGCGGCACGCCCGCCTCGCCCGGTGCCCGGGTGGGGGCCGGGCCGGCGTACGCGCCACCGGCGTCGATCAGCGTGCTCTCCGGTGACGTGCACCATTCGTACGTGGCGCGGGCCCGGTTCGCCGACCCGGCCGTCCGGACGCCGGTGCACCAGCTCACCTGCTCCCCGATCCACAACCAGGTGCCGGCGGGGATGCGCCCGCTGATGAAGCTCGGCTGGTCCCCGGGCCCGGCGGCGGCCACCCGGGCGATGGCGCGTTCGGTGGGGGTGCGCCGGCCGGTGGTGCGGTGGAAGAAGCTGGCCGGGCCCTACTTCGGCAACGCGGTGGCCACCCTCACCCACCGGGGCCGGACCGCCGACGTGGTGATCGAGGGGACCACCAGCGACGGCCACCTCCGCCCGGTGGCGCGCCAGCGTCTCGCCGACGACGCCTGA
- a CDS encoding MarR family winged helix-turn-helix transcriptional regulator — MDDEHLPETLRAVEHELTALLRRGRALSWEIAREVHPNLEPNAYGLLLWLRRSGSIRLTDLATKLGIGKGTLSRQINGLEGLGLVRRDPDPADRRAAQLSLTEEGTRRFDAARAARLGQIRRTMESWPRRDVEEFARLMHRFNDTF; from the coding sequence GTGGACGACGAGCACCTGCCGGAGACCCTGCGCGCGGTCGAGCACGAGCTGACCGCGCTGCTGCGCCGCGGTCGGGCGCTCTCCTGGGAGATCGCCCGGGAGGTGCACCCCAACCTGGAGCCGAACGCGTACGGGCTGCTGCTCTGGCTGCGCCGGTCGGGTTCGATCCGGCTCACCGACCTGGCCACCAAGCTGGGCATCGGCAAGGGGACGCTCAGCCGTCAGATCAACGGCCTGGAGGGGCTGGGCCTGGTCCGGCGGGACCCGGATCCGGCCGACCGGCGGGCGGCTCAGCTCAGCCTGACCGAGGAGGGGACCCGGCGGTTCGACGCGGCTCGGGCCGCCCGGTTGGGGCAGATCCGGCGCACGATGGAGAGCTGGCCGCGGCGGGACGTCGAGGAGTTCGCCCGGCTGATGCACCGGTTCAACGACACCTTCTGA
- a CDS encoding MDR family MFS transporter, translating into MTQATAPPRTAAVEMTHRQILEALSGLLLGMFVAILSSTVVSNALPRIITELKGGQSAYTWVVTSTLLATTATTPIWGKLADLTSKKILVQLALTVFVLGSVLAGLSQSTGQLIACRVLQGVGAGGLTALAQVIMATMITPRERGRYSGYLGAVMAVGTIGGPLIGGVIVDTDWLGWRWCFYVGVPFAIAALVVLQKTLHLPVVKRPAKIDWWGATLITAAVSLLLIWVTLAGDKYDWISWQTAVMVAGAVLLGVLAVRVENRAAEPMIPPRLFRNRTITLAVIASIAVGVGMFGASVFLGQYFQISRGESPTMSGLMTLPMIGGLLVASTVVGRIITNTGRWKRYLVVGSALLTVGFALMGTLRSDTPYWQMSIYMALIGTGLGMTMQNLVLAVQNTVGPHELGAASSVVAFFRTLGGAIGVSALGAILGHKVKGYIADGLAGLGIPSTGSGSGGVLPNVHTLPAPIRAVVESAYGHGAGDIFLAAAPFGLVALIAVCFIKEIPLRRHNGDPLADQVDEESGVAAGAGAAVVRTGIRD; encoded by the coding sequence ATGACCCAGGCGACAGCGCCCCCACGGACGGCCGCCGTCGAGATGACCCACCGGCAGATCCTGGAGGCCCTCTCCGGACTGCTGCTGGGCATGTTCGTCGCAATCCTCTCCTCCACGGTCGTCTCGAACGCGCTGCCGCGGATCATCACGGAGCTCAAGGGCGGCCAGTCCGCGTACACCTGGGTGGTCACCTCCACCCTGCTGGCGACCACCGCGACCACCCCGATCTGGGGCAAGCTCGCCGACCTCACCAGCAAGAAGATCCTGGTCCAGCTCGCGCTGACGGTCTTCGTGCTCGGCTCGGTGCTCGCCGGCCTCTCCCAGTCCACCGGGCAGCTCATCGCCTGCCGGGTGCTCCAGGGCGTCGGCGCCGGCGGTCTCACCGCCCTCGCCCAGGTGATCATGGCGACGATGATCACGCCGCGCGAGCGGGGCCGCTACAGCGGCTACCTCGGCGCCGTGATGGCCGTCGGCACCATCGGTGGCCCGCTGATCGGTGGCGTCATCGTCGACACCGACTGGCTCGGCTGGCGCTGGTGCTTCTACGTCGGCGTGCCGTTCGCCATCGCCGCCCTGGTCGTGCTCCAGAAGACCCTGCACCTGCCGGTGGTCAAGCGCCCGGCGAAGATCGACTGGTGGGGCGCCACCCTGATCACCGCCGCCGTCTCGCTGCTGCTGATCTGGGTCACCCTGGCCGGCGACAAGTACGACTGGATCTCCTGGCAGACCGCCGTCATGGTGGCCGGCGCCGTGCTGCTCGGCGTGCTCGCCGTACGGGTGGAGAACCGGGCCGCCGAGCCGATGATCCCGCCGCGGCTGTTCCGCAACCGCACCATCACCCTCGCCGTGATCGCCAGCATCGCGGTCGGTGTCGGCATGTTCGGCGCCTCGGTCTTCCTCGGCCAGTACTTCCAGATCAGCCGCGGCGAGAGCCCCACCATGTCCGGCCTGATGACGCTGCCGATGATCGGCGGCCTGCTGGTCGCGTCCACGGTCGTCGGGCGGATCATCACCAACACCGGCCGGTGGAAGCGCTACCTGGTCGTCGGCTCCGCCCTGCTCACCGTCGGCTTCGCGCTGATGGGCACGCTGCGCTCGGACACCCCGTACTGGCAGATGAGCATCTACATGGCGCTGATCGGCACCGGCCTCGGCATGACCATGCAGAACCTGGTGCTCGCCGTGCAGAACACCGTCGGCCCGCACGAACTCGGCGCGGCCAGCTCGGTGGTCGCCTTCTTCCGTACCCTCGGCGGCGCGATCGGCGTCTCCGCGCTCGGCGCGATCCTCGGCCACAAGGTCAAGGGCTACATCGCCGACGGCCTGGCCGGCCTCGGCATCCCGAGCACCGGCTCCGGCAGCGGCGGCGTCCTGCCGAACGTGCACACCCTGCCCGCCCCGATCCGGGCCGTGGTCGAGTCCGCGTACGGGCACGGTGCCGGGGACATCTTCCTGGCCGCCGCCCCGTTCGGGCTGGTCGCCCTGATCGCGGTCTGCTTCATCAAGGAGATCCCGCTGCGCCGGCACAACGGCGACCCGCTCGCCGACCAGGTGGACGAGGAGTCCGGCGTCGCGGCCGGCGCCGGGGCGGCGGTGGTCCGCACCGGCATCCGGGACTGA
- a CDS encoding universal stress protein produces MSTPVDDREEYGPEARPLPYERGTDGPRVVLVGVDGTRTSERAGWYAAGLARRQGSALVVVFVSSPAGFAALVPGMDAGAVQRTHDELTDELRRECRRGAEEFGVPVTFLCRRGDAYAELRRAADETRADLVVVGSSEQAGHRLVGSVATRLVRTGRWPVVVVP; encoded by the coding sequence ATGAGCACTCCGGTCGACGACCGCGAGGAGTACGGCCCGGAGGCCCGCCCGCTGCCCTACGAACGCGGCACGGACGGGCCCCGGGTGGTGCTCGTCGGGGTGGACGGCACCCGCACCTCCGAGCGGGCCGGCTGGTACGCCGCCGGCCTGGCCCGCCGACAGGGTTCCGCCCTGGTCGTCGTCTTCGTCAGCTCACCCGCCGGCTTCGCCGCCCTGGTGCCCGGGATGGACGCCGGGGCGGTGCAGCGCACCCACGACGAGCTGACCGACGAGCTGCGCCGGGAGTGCCGGCGCGGCGCGGAGGAGTTCGGCGTGCCGGTGACGTTCCTGTGCCGGCGCGGCGACGCGTACGCCGAACTCCGCCGCGCGGCCGACGAGACCCGGGCGGACCTGGTGGTGGTCGGCTCCTCGGAGCAGGCCGGGCACCGCCTGGTCGGCTCGGTCGCCACCCGCCTGGTCCGCACCGGCCGCTGGCCCGTCGTCGTCGTGCCCTGA
- a CDS encoding DinB family protein: MTWRAPEINRTKEQTNGDERASLESWLDYHRQTLLLKCAGLTAEQLKTPSVEPSGLTLLGLVRHMAAVERWWFRIRAAGQDLPGLYESDDDPDDDLNAVADADAEADFATFTAEVEAAREAAAGLSLDDAFRRPRRDGTVETRNVRWVYLHMIEEYARHNGHADLIRERIDGVTGD, encoded by the coding sequence ATGACCTGGAGAGCACCGGAGATCAACCGGACCAAGGAACAGACCAACGGCGACGAGCGCGCGTCCCTGGAGAGCTGGCTCGACTACCACCGACAGACCCTGCTGCTCAAGTGCGCCGGCCTGACCGCCGAGCAACTGAAGACGCCCAGCGTCGAGCCCTCCGGCCTCACCCTGCTCGGCCTGGTCCGGCACATGGCGGCCGTGGAGCGCTGGTGGTTCCGGATCCGGGCCGCCGGCCAGGACCTCCCGGGCCTCTACGAATCCGACGACGACCCGGACGACGACCTCAACGCCGTCGCCGACGCCGACGCGGAGGCCGACTTCGCCACCTTCACCGCCGAGGTCGAGGCCGCCCGCGAGGCCGCCGCCGGCCTGTCACTGGACGACGCCTTCCGGCGCCCGCGCCGCGACGGCACCGTCGAGACCAGGAACGTCCGCTGGGTCTACCTCCACATGATCGAGGAGTACGCCCGGCACAACGGTCACGCCGACCTGATCCGCGAACGCATCGACGGCGTCACCGGCGACTGA